GGACAATGAATGAAGATGTGTTCAACCGTTTCAATATCGTTGTTGCATATTGGACAAAGTACCGTGTCGAGATCCACACCGCGTTTCAATATCGTTATGTTTTATATTGTTTGTAAATTAAATGAAAATGATAGTAGTTGTATATAGTTTGATGGAAAATTGAATAGTGACAATTTGGGTACAGCTTGCTATGTAGGGTCTAATGTCCAAATTATAtgaaatatttaatttaattattagtattatcagaaaTTTCCTTTGAATATATCTGATTTTAAAAAACTTCCATTGTATATATTCAATTATTTGTAAAGTCCGATTAATGATTAATTTTAGAAACAATTACGttgttggtacctgtggtttgttaGCTTTTGCACCATAACAACTATACTTTTATTTTTGCGTGATTGGTACCCGTGGTTTCATTATGTTACATGGTTAATATGCAAGATTAACGTCTGTAAAAAAACAAACGGAAAGCCCTCACATGTGccacacatgtgagggtattttcgtccctTCAATCATTTAATTATATACTTCGTATAAGTCAAGTCTGGGCCTGCATATATGGCAAGTAAAATCAACCCACGCAAACTCAATTCTGGACGTATATTATGGACGTGCGTATACGGCTATGTTAATAAAAAAATCACAAACCCTAAAGATTTCTAGACTTATTGTGAATAATGGATACATGATTATACAAGATGAGAAacgaattaaactcatttgatgtcAACTTGATTTATAGTATGATTtcaatttttgtttttgtttttcctGTTACTGTTACATTGATGATTTATTGTAGTAATAATTTTTCTTTGTCGAATTTTTTATCAAGTTTTGTTAATTTTTTTCCTGTTACTATTACAGTAATATACTGTTACAATCAATTTCTTTTTTATCGAATTTTTCTATCTAGTTCTTGAATGATTTTTATTTAATGACTGTTTGGTCAAAACAGTTTGGGTCATTGGGTCAAAACTGTTTGGTCTAAACAGTTTGGGTCATTGGTCACAACTATTTTTGGGTGTAAATGACCACAATGAATGAAAACAGTTAAAATCATTTGGTGGATGAAAAGTACAGTTTGGGTCAAAACAGTTAAAAGCCTttcggtaaaaaaaaaataaaaaaaaataaaaaaataaaaaatttgggtCAACTggttttgggtctacatgaccaccAAGATTGAAAAAACACTTAAAAGCCtttggaaaaaaaaatttaaaaaaaaaataggaaaatagaaagaaaaaaaaaaagaaaaaaaaaaaaaaaaatttgagtcAACTGGTTTTGACATTTCGGGTCTGCAAAACCACCAAGCAATCTCTAAGAGTGTTGACATTTTTGGTTAGTTAAGGCCTTCTGGCTTAGCTCAGTTCGAGCTGGCATATTTAACATGTGACATGAGCCACTCATGTAGCCAAATTCATTAGCAATTTAAGAAAAAAAGGAACAACAATAAATTAGTTTACTTCTGATTAAAATGAGGAAGTTGGtaatgtaaggatattaggacccaaaacaacgcaagtgattcaacaagatcactcaccgatagtaattctacaagattactaacccacttaatgaacgaaagattataaatgcaagaaatgtaaatcgacacaagagataacgtggttatatgcaatcgttgtgattgctttagtccacggaccaactagagaatgtatttaatgaatatttgtggtgtgcttACAATGAGTtataagagggtctatttatagaatgatttaaggagtaagctaaaaacaattccttgaagcttcatgtgagtttcctgacagtttcatggaggctacatgtgagtttcctgacagcttcgtggaagctacatgtgaatttcctaacaacttcgtaaaagctacatgtgagtttcctaacaacttcgtggaagcttcgtgtgagtttcctggaatcttccctctaattgtttaaagttctccatatctccaacaatctcccacttggagactttgaacaaacccaaccttcgtcaacccaaaatgtcaacgatctaaccaagaacgttaaaccaccattataccgccaaactccatttgggacacgcacactcaacacatacttcggatgagcagactttcgatacaaggtcttcaacactacttgttagaatattaagtctctaattctctagttggggtcttctctcatcaattcattagaagaccaattgaggtaatgcaaaacctcaatttctctgtcgtaacaaccttagtaaacatatcagcaggattcttcgtaccaaggattttctccaataataaagtaccatcatttatatgttgtcgaataaaatgataccttatcttgatgtgtttcgtacgactatgaaacaccggattcttcccaagatgtattgcactttgattatcacaatacaagacgcaatagtcttgtcttttacccaactcacctaagaagtttttcaaccaaacaagctctttagaagcttctgcaatagccatatattcggcttcggtggttgataaagcaacactcttttgtagtcgagacatccaactaaccgccgtcttccctattgtgaaaacataactcgtagtgcttttccccgaatcgtcacatccacccaaattagcatccgcataacctctaagtatgacattgcttttagagaagcacaatcccatattagaagtacctttcaaataacgaagtaaccatttaaccgcttcccaatgctctttccccggattagacatataactacttacaactcccactgcgtgagcaatatcgggtcttgtacaaaccatggcattcATAACACTACCCActgccgatgcatatggaaccttttctatctccattttgtcttcttccgttttaggtgattgacttttcgatagctttatcgtgctacccaaaggcatagaacgagcctttgaattttccatgttaaacctctctacaactttctcaatatatttagattgagacaagtatagagtaccctttacacgatcacgcacaatactcatgccaagtatttgcctagcaccaccaagatctttcatctcgaactcatgggaaagtaatcccttcaacttgttgatttcggacatgttggaacctgcaagtaacatgtcatcaacatacaacaataagattatgtaagaagacttgaatttcttcaagtagcaacagtgatccgcttcacatcttaagaaatcaatcttcttcataaactcgtcaaacttcaagtaccattgccgaggtgcttgcttcaatccatacaaacttttctttagcttacaaacccacttctctttaccctttacctcaaagccctcgggttgcctcatatagatctcttcatcaaggttaccatgtaagaatgcggccttcacatctagttgctctagatgtaagtcctcggatgcaaccatagaaagtaccaaacgaatagtagtcatcttcaccaccggtgaaaatatctcttggtagtcaactcctttcttttgttgaaagcctttaaccaccaaacgagccttgtaccttttcttgccatccaactcattcttgattcgatacatccatttactttgcaacgcccttttatcatgatgTAATTTCACTAGttaccaagttttattcttctcaagtgaccccatctcttctttcatggcaagctcccattgtatggattcttttgtcttccttgcctcaaagtaactttcgggttcaccattctcggtatagagcaagtagtttgctgatggagaatacctaggattaggtttgggcactctagtcgagcgtcttagtgtaggagcaaccgaaatggttggaccggtttcatttgtgtcctccccatcactagaactcgcactatgttcggaatcatcaccgctttccgaaccatttccatcattagcattttctgacgcctcaccgttaattggaaattcattgttacccgtactcccactagaacctacaagatcatcaatagaaacatcgtcaaaagtaacatgacccggtttgGGACTCCCCGTTTTCGGTTTGCCATAAactgaatcttcatcaaaggtaacatcacgagaacgaatcacttttctagccttgttatcccaacaacgataacccatttcatccgacccgtaacctatgaaaatacacttctttgacttagcttcaagcttgtctctatccgcatctttggtcttcacatatgcattacacccaaagatcctaaggtgattataactcaccttcttaccttgccattcttcctcgggaattcggaaacccaacggtgttgagggtcccctatttatcaaataagccgccgtatttaccgcatccgcccaaaacatcttaggcaaaccggcatgtagtctcatactcttagccctttcatttaacgtacgattcatacgttcggcgaccccattgtgttgcggtgtctccggtacgattttcaacattctaatactgagatttgcacaatggtctttaaactcaagactaccatattcccctccattatccgacttcaagcacttgactttcaaattagtctcattttctaccatagctttccacttcacaaaagtatagaatacatcggatttagctttaagaaaataaaaccatacctttcgagtggagtcgtcaatgaaggtgacataatagcgagaacctccatgtgattctacattggttggaccaaacacatccgtatgaacaagctccaatttctccaacttaggagcatttcccgatttcccaaaagtcactttcttttgcttcccatatacacatggttcgcaaaatccaagttctacctttttcaaatctggaattctcccactcgaaacaagcatcttcatacccttctcactcatatgcccgagtcttcggtgccatagagttgattcggattcaacattaaccgtagcaaccacagtgtcttcatcaaacacttcaaccatataaagagttccccttttatgtccacgagccacaataCAACTAccattaaccaccttccattggcggttttcaaaagtaaccgcgttaccttcatcatctaattgaccaaccgaaataagtttcctttttaatttaggaatgtaccttacgtttttcaaggtccaattagagccaagagtagtcttcaatacaacatctccaatgccctctatattgagttgtttgtcgtccgccaatctcaccttgcctgatatgaacgaaaattcttcatcatgcttttgacatgagtagcatgaaacgaagctcccgaatccaaaatccaagactccatagaattttcaacactacataaaagtgcatcatcactttcttcctcggtcaagttcacacctttcgccggaccatttttacaattcctttgaaagtgtcctttttgattgcaaccccaacaaacagctttacttctatctttcgatggatacctcttcttagacttctttctacccttcttcttaccgcgatcaaatttcctaccacggttgtcggtacttaacaaagaaccggatgtcgattcccccgagtttctcctacgagtatcttcaccaagaatcaaatcccgtattccttcaaacgctagcttagtagttcccgtagagctactaactgcggtaaccgtacccgaccaactttccggtaatgatgaaagcaagattagtgcctttaactcatcatcaaacacaatatctaccgatgctaacctcgatatgatgttgttgaactcgttgatatgatctgttgcactcgtaccttccttcatcttcgtattgaacaattgtcgcatgagaaaaaccttattagaagcggtaggtttctcatacatgttagagagtgctttcaagcaagcaaacgtcgtcttctcattcacaacgttgtatgcaacgttcttagcaagtgaaagacgaatcgcacccaaagcttgacgttccaaaagcgtccaatcggcatcgctcatgttttcgggcttggtctctaacagaggttgatgtagcttcttttgatacaagtaatcttcaatttgcatcttccaaaagccaaagtctctcccatcgaatcggtcgattctaaactttccgtctTCTGCCATCGTACCCAAAGTCgaaaccttgagctctgataccagttgtaaggatattaggacccaaaaaaacgcaagtgattcaacaagatcactcaccgatagtaattctacaagattactaacccacttaatgaacgaaagattataaatgcaagaaatgtaaatcgacacaagagataacgtggttatatgcaatcgttgtgattgctttagtccacggaccaactagagaatgtatttaatgAATATTTgtagtgtgtttacaatgagttataagagggtctatttatagaatgatttaaggagtaagctaaaaacaattccttgaagcttcatgtgagttttctgacagcttcatggaggctacatgtgagtttcctgacagcttcgtggaagctacatgtgaatttcctaacaacttcgtagaagctacatgtgagtttcctaacaactttgtGGAAGCTTCGtttgagtttcctggaatcttccctctaattgtttaaagttctccatatctccaacaggtAATGGACAACAGTTTCTATGCTGGGAATTTCAAGACACTTAGTTTGCTTGTGATGTAGACTTCATTTAAAATCAATCTTATGATGTAGACTTCATTTAAAATCAATCATCAATATCATACACCAACCATTATTAGTACACCAATTAAAAAAAGAAAATGTAACATTATGACTGTTCTTTATATTGTTTTAGGGTTTTGGGTATGAATTACACTCTTTGTTGGTTACTTTGGGTTTAGTAGAGAAATGGTCAAAAATAATTACAGGATAACTCGTTAAGTTTCTCGGATAGACCGAATAATGAAAATCTTATCCGTGTTATTTGGAGTAATGACAATTATTAATCAAAGTTTCGGTGAACGAAATGCAACACTTTTTTATGGCTCCTGGGGCTGCTTCCAAATTTTGATTATTTTTCTAACAACAGAAAAGTAACCTTTTattaaaacaaaaaacaaaaagatGAAATTACAATTTGGATGGGTATGAGCTTCCACAATACAACTCGAGACTAAAGTTACACAACCTATTACAGGATACTAAGTATAACAAAAATTTGAAAGCAGAACCATGCGCAAATAGTAAtcctcaaaacaagatgccaagcgtTAGGGCAACTTGTTGGACAAGCAGGACAAGCACCAGGCACCAGTACTGAATAAACCCAGTGACAAAGCGGCCCGATCAGAGCCCATTTCGCCCCAAAACATGACAACCCATTTGAGAAGAGAAAAATGTTGGACCGCATGAATTCATGATTGTTACCCGAACCAAGCATTTGCAGCTCACTCCCATCCTAGTCTCAAATCTTTAGCCAATTCCAGTCCTTGTACAGATATCCTTATCATAGGAACGAGGGTTAGAAGTCCATTGGGTCCACTCGAGGTTAATCTTTTTATTCTGATTAGAAAACCATTCATAACTTTTGATTTGAATTTCATTAAAAACCATTGCACTTGTTAATTTTGATTTAGAGAAGGTAGATGCATTCCTATTTTTCCATATCATATAACTCGTGACCCATTCTATTGTTTGCCAAAGTTGCTTACCACTTGGTGAGGAAAACGAAAATCCTTTAGttgtctatttacaccattaggtcgaccacCATTTGGGTCGACTACCCCTTTACCCGGTCGACCACTTTAGTTTTCAAGGTAGTCGACCAACATTCTTCATTGATGTTGGTCGACTACTTCAATGAGATGGTCGACTTCAAGGTCGACCGACTTGTTAGCCATAAGTGGGTCGACTAACCCTATTCGACCATACTTGCGTTGTAGGCGACCGATTAGTGGGTCGACTATATTAGTGAAATAAACAGTGTATTTGAacaacaaatattatatattatctcataCTACATTTATTGATTACACAACAAATAACACAAGTTACAGACACAACACATACACGATAGTTAAACGGCGGAAAACATACGAACACACATACCTATCATCCATGGCAGTTAAACACATTTAAAACACAAAGAAGAAGCTAATCATCACTCAAATTGTAAGTGGAGCCAAATTGCGTTGAGCATGAGTCTTCACGTTTTCCTTTACCCTTGCCCTTTACCAACCCCTTCGGTTTGTTTTTGAGTTACACTTGGACTTTTGTTTACCTTCAGAAAGATCATAATGTGCAGTGCAAGTTGATCTAGTATGCCCATATTCCAAGCAACGACTGCATTTTATTTTAGATTTGAAATTGTCTTTGTCCTCTCCTTGGGACGGTATACGAGCAGTACTCTTCAGTCTACCCGATTGTCGCTTTGTAACCAATGGCGGTAGGACGGTTTGTAGGTGTCCTGGATCTATCCATTCAGAAATATGATCTAGCGGGTTAAGATCTTCCATGTATGCCGACTTGTACGTTTGAGTGTGGAAATACTTCTGAACGTGTGTAGTAACGTTACGTAGGACAAAATACCTTGCTACTGCCATTACATGTCCACAGGGTATATCGAAAAACTGCCATTATTTACATGTGCAAGTTTTATCTTGTAGATTGACTTTACCGCCTTTTTTCATATCCAATACCTCAAACTTAACTTGTGATATCGGTTTGACAGTCCAACTAATAGACTTACGATTTCTTTTACCAAGCTTACGCTCTGCATATGGTGTGACAGGGGTTGTTAAACCATCAGCAGTGTTTCGGTGTTCCCAAAACCATTGTTGAACTGAAGCTCTAAAGAATTCAAGAAGCATTGTAATCGGGAGTTTCCTCGCATGAACTGACAGTGCGTTCATTGACTCTGCACTATTAGAAGTTAGGTAAGCATACCGAACACGATCTGCATGATGTCTAGACCATCTGTTGAACCCAACAGAAGTGAGTGTATGTGCACTGTCTGGGATACGTCGTGCTAGTATACCATAGTGGTGATCAAAATCAGATTTTCTATACGCTTTGCACATTTTCCAGTAGTGCCACTCGTAACTTTTAACCCTTTTAGACACACTTTTGAGGTTTCCCAACAAATGTCTAGCACATAGTGcatgaaatacttctggaaatacgTTTGATATGCCAGCAGCTATTGCAGGTGCCCTGTCAGATATAATGGTAAGATTAACAATACAACACCCCGAAGACTGTAGAGAGTCTCTTAGATTACCAAAAAACCATGTCCAATGATCGATGGTCTCTCCTGCTCCAATACCGTAGTCTAATGGAAGGATTCCATTGTTAGCATCCATAGCGACAGCAATCAAGTTAGTCCCCAAGTAACGACTTTTTAAATGAGCCCCATCGACTATGATTACTGGTCGTGCATAGTTAACAAACGAACATGTCTGCATATTAAAGTATTGAAACATTATTTTTAAATACGAGTTAAATTAATAAGTAAATAAAGAAAGCATTAAACATACCGCTGCACCAATGGACATGTAACTCATAACAAATCTGCCTTTGTTGTCCGTTCGAATGTTGGTTACACTACCTGGATTAGACAATCTAAGATTATATAGATAATTAGGTAGTATTTGAAAGGAATCTTCAAGACTACCCCTCAACATCTCAATTGCGTAACATTTGGCTTTCCATACTTGGTGGTATGATAGACTTATTTTAAATCGCGTCGACATATCAGTCCTTATATCATTCAGTCGATAGACACGACCTTCTTGTTTCATCACCTCTTTCAGTATATTACCTAGGACCTTCTTGGTGGCATGCTTATTGTTCGGAAGAATTTGAGTATTTGAGCACGTGTGTAGATCATTCAACTTCCGTACTTGAAAGTTGTTGCGATCTTGTATACACCTAGCAGTAATTTGCCATGAACAATTTGGTGATATGCATGTAGCTGTATACCTTGACTTGTCTGAGTACTTTGGTTTTATCTGGAACCCTTCAGTAACACACTTTGTACGTAATTGCATAAGAAAATCTTCCTTGTTTTCGAAAGTCTGATTCAATTTAACTAGATATGAGGTTTCATATATTGTCATTGATCTAGGTTTCATTTCGGGTTGGGTGTTCGACAGTAACGGTGGCATGTTCTAAAATATATCATCTGTTTGGGGATTATACTTAATTGGCTGGTCATAAGTTTGTGTTTGGTCGACGTATTCATCTTCGTATTCATCATCACTATCAGGAACATCAGCCTCATCAACTATGTAGTTAGAAAAAGGGTGTTTTGTTGGTTTTATTGGATTCACATTTTCCATATCATCATGCTCAGATCCGCTTTGATCAGATGTAGGTAGGTCAATGATGTAATGATCTTCGTTACCTTCAAACGGTGGTTGTTTATCATTCAACAAATTGGTGTATTGTATTTGTTGGTTGATTTCATCTGTGGTTTGAGTTTGTAAGTTGATCTGATTTACAGATTGATTTTGTAGGTTCGAACTATTTGTGTATGGATGTGGTTGGTTGTACTGATCAGTGTATGGGtggtgtaggttgaactgattgttACTTTGGTGTTCTAAGTCGTACTGATTGATGGTTGactgttgtaggttgaactgattgatGGATGATTGTTGTCGGTTGAACTGATTATTGTATGGAtgatgtaggttgaactgattattggatTGCTGaggtaggttgaactgattattggatGGATGATTAAGGTTGTACTGATTATTATAAGGAttttgtaggttgaactgattattggtcggatgttgtaggtttaaccgattattgtattgttgttgtaggttgaactgatcattaggattagtaaggtttcgacctaaaacatgcattgaattcgtaatatcttctagatatatgtgaacgggttgatttgagatggcgaaattcataaaatcattaaaatcatcttcatcatcagtgatatccaagacacagttatcgacaacgtatttcatagatataactaaatcttgtgaaaCATCAATTTTTTTAACACATATTTTAACAAAAGCGTACAATTTAAGGTTTGTTTGGCGCGATTGTAAGTTTCAAAGGTACTCTGGGACAATTAAGTGACATATAAACTATATGATTATTGACATGTTCAATATAACCTCCTGAACAAATATATATCTTTAACTTACTCATCACTATAAATGTAAAGACATATAAAAGTAGGGATTACTCACCAATAAGTGATGACCTCAAACTGCGCAAAGAGTTAACTTCAACTACTAAGTTGTTGTGATTATGAATCTGGTGTGTTTGAATATCGATCAAGTATGGTATTTATTAAATATGGGAATTACTTATGGGATCCCATTACTTATAGAGTACAAATGGATAACAGGAATAAAAGGATCTACCGTTATCCAATTAAATTTATGAAAGGTGGATTTCCTATCTGTAGCTAATAAGTATAAGAAATGTTATCTAAATGTGGGACCTAGGTTGCCTTTTTAATCATGAAAGTCCACTGTGGTCGATTACTTCATATATGGGATCGACTATGTCATTTTTATTAAGTGGTCGACCCACATCAGGGTCGACCACGGTGTATTTAAGCAGTGGTTGACCACATTTTACTCTATGGTCGACTACTTCATATATGGTGGTCGACTATGCCATTTTTATTAAATGGTCGACCCACATCAGGGTCGACCACAGTGTAATTAAGAAGTGGTCGACCACATTTTACACCAGTGGTCGACCAGTCATTTGGTGACTGTCAAAAGATTACAGTGGAGCATGTTCAACCTGCTGACCTAATATGCCAACACAAACATTAGAGCTACCTTTTACAGTGGAGCCTGTTCAAAATACAATACCAACAGAAACATTAGAGCTACCTTTTACGTACTTCGATTCGAGATCTAAAGAATGTCTTCCCCATCCTATGTCTGTATTCTAATGCAACCTTCGCAGTATCTTTCTCGAATGGGTAGGTTAGCTGGCA
This genomic window from Rutidosis leptorrhynchoides isolate AG116_Rl617_1_P2 chromosome 2, CSIRO_AGI_Rlap_v1, whole genome shotgun sequence contains:
- the LOC139889275 gene encoding uncharacterized protein: MTIYETSYLVKLNQTFENKEDFLMQLRTKCVTEGFQIKPKYSDKSRYTATCISPNCSWQITARCIQDRNNFQVRKLNDLHTCSNTQILPNNKHATKKVLGSVTNIRTDNKGRFVMSYMSIGAATCSFVNYARPVIIVDGAHLKSRYLGTNLIAVAMDANNGILPLDYGIGAGETIDHWTWFFGNLRDSLQSSGCCIVNLTIISDRAPAIAAGISNVFPEVFHALCARHLLGNLKSVSKRVKSYEWHYWKMCKAYRKSDFDHHYGILARRIPDSAHTLTSVGFNRWSRHHADRVRYAYLTSNSAESMNALSVHARKLPITMLLEFFRASVQQWFWEHRNTADGLTTPVTPYAERKLGKRNRKSISWTVKPISQVKFEVLDMKKGGKVNLQDKTCTCK